A window of the Brassica napus cultivar Da-Ae chromosome C5, Da-Ae, whole genome shotgun sequence genome harbors these coding sequences:
- the LOC106427402 gene encoding pentatricopeptide repeat-containing protein At3g04750, mitochondrial: MFVRRGVRFFATECKRKTTTWDPLHSLDLNHQSLVLLEKCNSRHQFKQILANIMRVNLICDTFPMSRLILFSAITYPDNIDLAKLLFRNFTPNPNVFVYNTMISSALSKKECFGLYGSMVRHGVCPDRQTFLYLMKVTNFLSEVKQIHCHVTVSGVLSEGNNYYLWNSLVKLYMELGGLGYAEKVFDEMPERDVSSFNTMIVGYAKKGYCLEAMKLYYKMVGDGIEPDEYAVLGLLVCCGRLSDVRLGKGVHGWIERRKPGSSSNLILWNAVLDMYFKCRDSGFAKRVFDVMTKKDTCSWNTMVGGFVKLEDMEAAREVFDQMPRRDLVSWNSLLLGYSKKGCDQRVVRELVYEMLIVEKVVPDGVTFVSLISGAANNGELSQGRWAHGFMIRLGLQIDAFLGSALVDMYCKCGSIERAFMVFKTVAEKDVTLWTTMISGTAFHGNGKQALELFQKMQEEGVTPNKVTLLAVLTACSHSGLVEEGLHVFNHMKEAFGFDPETEHYGSLVDLLCRAGRVEEAKDIVQKKMPMRPSQSMWGSILSACRGGEDIETAEMALTELLKLEPDKEGGYVLLSNIYAAARRFGYSDKTREAMESRGVKKVAGYSSVVGVEGAHSFVATERQNHPRWLEIRGILHHLCEEMSSNLDLIHL, from the coding sequence ATGTTCGTGCGTCGAGGAGTTCGTTTCTTTGCCACCGAATGTAAACGCAAGACGACAACATGGGATCCTCTTCACTCCCTCGACCTCAATCACCAATCTCTTGTTCTGCTCGAGAAATGCAATTCGAGGCACCAGTTCAAGCAGATCTTAGCGAACATCATGCGTGTCAATCTCATATGCGACACGTTTCCCATGAGCCGTCTCATCTTGTTCTCAGCGATCACGTATCCAGACAATATCGACTTGGCGAAGCTTCTGTTTCGTAACTTCACACCGAACCCAAACGTTTTCGTTTACAACACAATGATCTCTTCTGCTCTTTCGAAGAAGGAATGTTTTGGTCTGTATGGGTCCATGGTTAGACACGGTGTTTGTCCCGACAGGCAAACGTTTCTGTACTTGATGAAAGTAACGAACTTTCTGTCGGAAGTGAAGCAGATTCATTGTCATGTAACTGTTTCTGGGGTTTTGTCTGAAGGGAATAATTACTACCTGTGGAACTCTCTGGTGAAGCTCTATATGGAGCTGGGGGGTTTGGGTTATGCGgagaaggtgttcgatgaaatgcctgaacgaGATGTGAGCTCTTTTAATACTATGATTGTTGGTTATGCTAAGAAGGGGTATTGTTTAGAGGCGATGAAGTTGTATTATAAGATGGTTGGTGATGGTATTGAGCCTGACGAGTACGCGGTGTTGGGTCTTTTAGTTTGTTGTGGTAGATTATCTGATGTTAGGCTTGGGAAAGGAGTTCATGGTTGGATTGAGAGGAGGAAGCCTGGCTCTTCGTCGAATTTGATACTGTGGAATGCTGTTTTAGACATGTATTTCAAATGCAGAGACTCTGGTTTTGCGAAAAGAGTGTTTGATGTGATGACGAAGAAGGATACGTGTTCTTGGAACACTATGGTTGGTGGCTTTGTTAAGCTTGAGGACATGGAAGCTGCTCGGGAGGTTTTTGATCAGATGCCTAGAAGAGATCTTGTGTCCTGGAACTCTCTGCTTCTTGGTTACTCCAAGAAGGGATGTGATCAGAGAGTTGTTAGAGAGTTGGTCTATGAGATGTTGATAGTGGAGAAGGTTGTTCCGGACGGAGTTACTTTTGTAAGTTTGATAAGTGGTGCAGCAAACAACGGAGAGCTTAGCCAAGGAAGATGGGCACACGGGTTTATGATCCGTCTGGGATTGCAGATTGATGCCTTTCTTGGTTCGGCTCTGGTGGATATGTACTGCAAATGTGGTAGCATCGAGAGGGCTTTCATGGTTTTCAAGACAGTTGCTGAAAAAGACGTCACGCTATGGACAACGATGATATCCGGGACTGCCTTCCATGGAAACGGCAAGCAAGCTCTGGAACTATTCCAAAAAATGCAAGAAGAAGGCGTGACGCCGAACAAAGTCACTCTCCTCGCTGTCCTAACAGCTTGCAGCCATAGCGGCCTAGTGGAGGAAGGGCTACACGTTTTCAACCACATGAAGGAGGCATTCGGGTTTGACCCTGAAACCGAGCACTACGGAAGCCTTGTGGATCTCTTGTGCAGGGCGGGGAGAGTAGAAGAAGCAAAAGACATAGTGCAAAAGAAGATGCCAATGAGACCAAGCCAGTCGATGTGGGGATCAATCTTAAGCGCTTGCCGAGGAGGAGAAGATATCGAAACCGCAGAGATGGCTTTAACGGAGTTGCTTAAGTTGGAGCCTGACAAAGAAGGTGGATACGTGCTGCTGTCCAACATCTATGCAGCCGCTAGAAGATTTGGATATTCAGACAAGACGAGAGAAGCAATGGAGAGCCGTGGAGTAAAGAAGGTTGCAGGATACAGTAGTGTAGTAGGAGTAGAGGGAGCTCATAGCTTTGTGGCTACAGAGAGGCAGAACCATCCAAGATGGCTTGAGATTAGAGGAATATTGCATCATCTATGTGAAGAAATGAGTTCAAACTTGGATCTTATTCATTTGTAA